One genomic segment of Agromyces intestinalis includes these proteins:
- the sdhA gene encoding succinate dehydrogenase flavoprotein subunit: MTSETHAETKVVDGVHYHQYDIVIVGAGGAGMRAAIEAGPGAKTAVISKLYPTRSHTGAAQGGMAAALANVEEDSWEWHTFDTVKGGDYLVDQDAAEILAKEAIDAVIDLENMGLPFNRTPDGKIDQRRFGGHTRDHGKAPVRRACYAADRTGHMILQTLFQNCVKLGIEFYNEYYALDLIMTEVDGVPQPSGVVAYELATGELHVFQAKAIIFATGGFGKIFKTTSNAHTLTGDGVGIIWRKQLPLEDMEFFQFHPTGLAGLGILLTEGARGEGAILRNASGERFMERYAPTIKDLAPRDIVARCMVQEVAEGRGAGPHKDYVLLDCTHLGAEVLETKLPDITEFARTYLGVDPVYEPVPVMPTAHYAMGGIPTNVAAEVLRDNETVVPGLYAAGECACVSVHGSNRLGTNSLLDINVFGKRAGRNAVEYVKSAEFTPLPDDPAKEVRELLQGLRDGSGTERIAAIRKELQDEMDRNAQVFRTDESLAHAAGVIGELRERYKHIAVQDKGKRFNTDLLEAVELGFLLDLAEVVVHSARNRKESRGGHMRDDFPNRDDENYMQHTMAYLTGDAHSSDASDHIRLDWKPVTVTRYQPMERKY; this comes from the coding sequence GTGACCAGCGAGACCCACGCCGAGACCAAGGTCGTCGACGGCGTCCACTACCACCAGTACGACATCGTCATCGTCGGCGCCGGCGGCGCCGGCATGCGGGCGGCGATCGAGGCCGGCCCCGGCGCGAAGACCGCGGTCATCTCCAAGCTCTACCCGACGCGCTCGCACACGGGCGCCGCGCAGGGCGGCATGGCCGCCGCCCTCGCGAACGTCGAGGAGGACAGCTGGGAGTGGCACACCTTCGACACCGTGAAGGGCGGCGACTACCTCGTCGACCAGGACGCCGCCGAGATCCTCGCGAAAGAGGCGATCGACGCGGTCATCGACCTCGAGAACATGGGCCTGCCGTTCAACCGCACCCCCGACGGCAAGATCGACCAGCGCCGGTTCGGCGGGCACACCCGCGACCACGGCAAGGCGCCCGTGCGCCGGGCCTGCTACGCGGCCGACCGCACGGGGCACATGATTCTGCAGACGCTGTTCCAGAACTGCGTCAAGCTCGGCATCGAGTTCTACAACGAGTACTACGCGCTCGACCTGATCATGACCGAGGTCGACGGCGTCCCCCAGCCGTCGGGCGTCGTGGCGTACGAGCTCGCGACCGGTGAGCTGCACGTCTTCCAGGCCAAGGCGATCATCTTCGCCACCGGCGGCTTCGGCAAGATCTTCAAGACCACCTCGAACGCGCACACCCTCACGGGCGACGGCGTCGGCATCATCTGGCGCAAGCAGCTGCCGCTCGAGGACATGGAGTTCTTCCAGTTCCACCCGACCGGCCTCGCGGGCCTCGGCATCCTGCTCACCGAGGGCGCACGCGGCGAGGGCGCGATCCTGCGCAACGCGAGCGGCGAGCGCTTCATGGAGCGATACGCCCCCACGATCAAAGACCTCGCGCCGCGCGACATCGTCGCCCGCTGCATGGTGCAAGAGGTCGCCGAGGGTCGCGGCGCGGGCCCCCACAAGGACTACGTGCTGCTCGACTGCACCCACCTGGGCGCCGAGGTGCTCGAGACGAAGCTGCCCGACATCACCGAGTTCGCGCGCACCTACCTCGGCGTCGACCCGGTGTACGAGCCGGTGCCCGTGATGCCGACCGCGCACTACGCGATGGGCGGCATCCCCACCAACGTCGCCGCCGAGGTGCTGCGCGACAACGAGACCGTGGTGCCCGGCCTGTACGCGGCCGGCGAGTGCGCCTGCGTGTCGGTGCACGGTTCGAACCGCCTCGGCACGAACTCCCTGCTCGACATCAACGTGTTCGGCAAGCGGGCGGGCCGCAACGCGGTCGAGTACGTCAAGTCGGCCGAGTTCACCCCGCTGCCGGATGACCCGGCGAAGGAGGTCCGCGAGCTGCTGCAGGGCCTTCGCGACGGGAGCGGCACCGAGCGGATCGCCGCGATCCGCAAGGAGCTGCAGGACGAGATGGACCGCAACGCCCAGGTGTTCCGCACCGACGAGTCGCTCGCGCATGCCGCCGGCGTGATCGGCGAGCTCCGCGAGCGGTACAAGCACATCGCCGTGCAAGACAAGGGCAAGCGGTTCAACACCGACCTGCTCGAGGCCGTCGAGCTCGGGTTCCTGCTCGACCTCGCCGAAGTCGTCGTGCACTCCGCGCGCAACCGGAAAGAGAGCCGCGGCGGCCACATGCGCGACGATTTCCCGAACCGCGACGACGAGAACTACATGCAGCACACCATGGCGTACCTGACGGGCGACGCGCACTCGTCCGACGCATCCGACCACATCCGGCTCGACTGGAAACCGGTCACGGTGACGCGCTACCAGCCGATGGAGAGGAAGTACTGA
- a CDS encoding ABC transporter permease has translation MTLAPQHNAAAPAPTLETTVVVSWKAPIAFAVVTLLAIALFVFAPHGGEATFRLSPSGDAFQLPPLVLDSAITALITALVMAAITVGSAVLVRSRRKVPLWLTVVFAVVFLIGFLTWAAAGSNTPIIPVPGLLQGALSLSVPLIFGALCGVIGERVGVINIAIEGQLLAGAFTSAVVASAVGQAMLGQTLGLIAAAVAGVLVSFVLAAFSIKYLVDQVIVGVVLNVLVLGLTSFLYTQVLAPNQAVLNAPPRLERIAIPVLSDIPLLGPMLFRQTIIVYIMYIVVALVYIGLFHTRWGLRLRAVGEHPQAADTVGIRVNSTRFWNVSLAGAIAGLGGAFFTLGAVGAFNKEMTAGAGFIALAAVIFGQWDPIKATLAALLFGFASNLQNTLSVIGSPVPSEFMLMLPYVVTILAVAGFVGKVRGPAAAGKPYVKA, from the coding sequence ATGACCCTCGCTCCGCAGCACAACGCCGCCGCGCCGGCTCCCACGCTCGAAACGACCGTCGTCGTGAGCTGGAAGGCGCCGATCGCCTTCGCCGTCGTCACGCTGCTCGCGATCGCGCTGTTCGTCTTCGCGCCCCACGGCGGCGAGGCGACGTTCCGGCTCTCGCCGTCAGGCGATGCCTTCCAGCTGCCGCCCCTGGTGCTCGACTCGGCCATCACGGCGCTCATCACGGCGCTCGTCATGGCGGCGATCACCGTGGGGTCTGCCGTGCTCGTGCGGTCGCGCCGCAAGGTTCCGCTCTGGTTGACGGTCGTGTTCGCGGTGGTCTTCCTGATCGGATTCCTCACCTGGGCGGCCGCGGGATCGAACACCCCGATCATCCCGGTCCCCGGCCTGCTCCAGGGCGCACTCAGCCTCTCGGTGCCGCTCATCTTCGGTGCCCTGTGCGGGGTCATCGGCGAGCGGGTGGGCGTCATCAACATCGCCATCGAAGGGCAGCTGCTCGCCGGCGCCTTCACCTCGGCGGTCGTCGCGTCGGCCGTCGGGCAGGCGATGCTCGGCCAGACGCTCGGCCTCATCGCGGCCGCGGTCGCCGGCGTGCTGGTGTCGTTCGTGCTCGCGGCGTTCTCGATCAAGTACCTCGTCGACCAGGTCATCGTCGGCGTCGTCCTCAACGTGCTCGTGCTCGGCCTGACGAGCTTCCTCTACACGCAGGTGCTCGCGCCCAACCAGGCCGTGCTCAACGCGCCCCCGCGGCTCGAGCGCATCGCCATTCCAGTGCTCAGCGACATCCCCCTGCTCGGGCCGATGCTCTTCCGGCAGACGATCATCGTCTACATCATGTACATCGTGGTCGCGCTCGTGTACATCGGCCTGTTCCACACCCGATGGGGCCTTCGCCTGCGCGCCGTCGGCGAGCACCCGCAGGCCGCCGACACCGTCGGCATCCGGGTCAACTCGACCCGGTTCTGGAACGTCTCGCTCGCCGGCGCGATCGCCGGCCTCGGCGGCGCCTTCTTCACGCTCGGGGCCGTCGGCGCGTTCAACAAAGAGATGACGGCGGGTGCGGGCTTCATCGCCCTCGCGGCGGTCATCTTCGGCCAATGGGACCCGATCAAAGCGACGCTCGCGGCACTGCTGTTCGGGTTCGCGTCGAACCTGCAGAACACGCTCAGCGTCATCGGTTCGCCCGTGCCGAGCGAGTTCATGCTGATGCTGCCCTACGTCGTGACGATCCTCGCGGTGGCCGGCTTCGTCGGCAAGGTGCGCGGCCCCGCTGCGGCCGGCAAGCCGTACGTCAAGGCCTGA
- a CDS encoding ABC transporter permease, whose protein sequence is MSDPTEPRRQPTSASDDPAVAASRAAGRADVSLEAGDQLTADSQQPRRTDDVDAEVEPPSRWNQILREIATGNAIISVLAVVLALIVGAIMIAFTDERVQSAAGYFFARPGDTFVAIWDSVSGAYAAFFQGSIYNFRRPEFASGIRPLTETLTFATPLIAAGLGVGLAFRVGMFNIGGRGQMLMASAAAGWVAFSFDLPWGIHMIVALVAGLIAGALWAGIAGLLKARTGAHEVIVTIMLNYVALYLITWMLRTPGLLQAPGSNNPKTPPMKDTAVFPDLLGPQYNLHFGFVLAIAAVVLVWWILDRSSLGFQFRAVGENPNAARVAGINVKSMYLYAMLISGALVGLAGVSQVLGTVTTGFSSGIDAGIGFDAITVALLGRSTPWGILAAGILFGAFKAGGFSMQAAEGVPIDIVLVVQSLIVLFIAAPPLVRSIFRLPAPGSAPRRPRPIVTKEVEAK, encoded by the coding sequence GTGAGCGACCCCACCGAACCGCGCCGCCAGCCGACATCGGCCTCCGACGACCCGGCGGTCGCGGCATCCCGCGCCGCCGGCCGAGCCGACGTCTCGCTCGAGGCGGGCGACCAACTCACCGCCGACTCGCAGCAGCCGCGTCGCACCGACGACGTCGACGCCGAGGTCGAGCCGCCGAGCCGGTGGAACCAGATCCTGCGTGAGATCGCCACCGGCAACGCGATCATCTCGGTGCTCGCGGTCGTGCTCGCCCTCATCGTCGGCGCGATCATGATCGCGTTCACCGACGAGCGGGTGCAGAGCGCCGCGGGGTACTTCTTCGCCCGCCCCGGTGACACGTTCGTGGCGATCTGGGATTCGGTCTCCGGTGCATACGCGGCCTTCTTCCAGGGGTCGATCTACAACTTCCGGCGCCCCGAGTTCGCCTCGGGCATCCGGCCGCTCACCGAGACGCTCACCTTCGCGACGCCGCTCATCGCCGCCGGACTCGGCGTCGGGCTGGCGTTCCGGGTCGGCATGTTCAACATCGGTGGCCGCGGCCAGATGCTCATGGCGTCGGCCGCGGCCGGCTGGGTCGCGTTCTCGTTCGACCTGCCGTGGGGCATCCACATGATCGTGGCGCTCGTCGCGGGCCTCATCGCCGGCGCGCTGTGGGCGGGCATCGCGGGCCTGCTGAAGGCTCGCACCGGCGCGCACGAGGTGATCGTCACGATCATGCTCAACTACGTCGCCCTCTACCTGATCACCTGGATGCTGCGCACGCCCGGCCTGCTGCAGGCCCCAGGGTCGAACAACCCGAAGACGCCGCCGATGAAGGACACGGCCGTCTTCCCCGATCTCCTCGGCCCGCAGTACAACCTGCACTTCGGGTTCGTGCTGGCGATCGCGGCTGTCGTGCTGGTGTGGTGGATCCTCGACCGGTCGAGCCTCGGCTTCCAGTTCCGAGCCGTCGGCGAGAACCCGAACGCGGCCCGCGTGGCCGGCATCAACGTGAAGTCGATGTACCTCTACGCGATGCTCATCTCGGGTGCGCTCGTGGGGCTCGCGGGCGTGAGCCAGGTGCTCGGCACCGTGACCACCGGCTTCTCGTCGGGCATCGACGCGGGCATCGGCTTCGACGCGATCACGGTCGCGCTGCTCGGCCGCTCGACGCCGTGGGGCATTCTCGCGGCCGGCATCCTGTTCGGCGCGTTCAAGGCCGGCGGGTTCTCGATGCAGGCCGCCGAGGGCGTTCCGATCGACATCGTGCTCGTCGTGCAGTCGCTCATCGTGCTGTTCATCGCGGCGCCGCCGCTGGTGCGGTCGATCTTCCGCCTCCCCGCGCCGGGGTCCGCTCCGCGCAGACCCCGCCCGATCGTCACGAAGGAGGTGGAGGCGAAATGA
- a CDS encoding BMP family lipoprotein, producing MPRTPHLIAALALAGASAVVLAGCQAAPPTQTDAATDVCARMVTNSGGLEDRSFNQSSWEGLKAAESEYGISAEALVSTGETDLAPNVQQAVDSGCELIVTVGWELAEATADQAGKNPDLAFAIVDETVEAENVKPVVFDTAQASFLAGYLAAGVSKTGVVATFGGGNQPPVTLFMDGFVDGVAAFNAAHGTQVIALGWNKAAQDGAFTGDFEDINKGKVLTEGFIDQGADVILPVAGQVGEGAAAAAVERGGVSVIWVDSDGYETMPAEFRPVLLTSVLKNTQQAMVEIVGDVLDGEFTSESYVGTLENGGVEIAPYHDLASLVTPELDAEIEALRQQIIGGELVVESPSRP from the coding sequence ATGCCACGCACCCCGCACCTCATCGCAGCCCTGGCGCTCGCCGGGGCATCCGCCGTCGTGCTCGCCGGCTGCCAGGCTGCGCCGCCGACGCAGACGGATGCCGCGACCGACGTGTGCGCTCGCATGGTGACCAACTCGGGCGGACTCGAGGACCGCTCGTTCAACCAGTCGTCGTGGGAGGGCCTGAAGGCGGCCGAGTCCGAGTACGGCATCTCGGCTGAGGCGCTCGTGTCGACCGGTGAGACCGACCTCGCGCCGAATGTGCAGCAGGCCGTCGACTCGGGCTGCGAGCTCATCGTCACAGTGGGCTGGGAGCTCGCCGAGGCGACCGCCGACCAGGCCGGGAAGAACCCCGACCTCGCGTTCGCGATCGTCGACGAGACCGTCGAGGCCGAGAATGTGAAGCCCGTCGTCTTCGACACCGCGCAGGCCTCGTTCCTCGCGGGCTACCTCGCCGCCGGCGTGTCGAAGACCGGCGTGGTGGCGACCTTCGGCGGAGGCAACCAGCCGCCGGTCACGCTCTTCATGGACGGCTTCGTCGACGGGGTCGCCGCCTTCAACGCCGCGCACGGCACGCAGGTCATCGCGCTCGGCTGGAACAAGGCCGCGCAGGACGGCGCATTCACCGGAGACTTCGAGGACATCAACAAGGGCAAGGTGCTCACCGAGGGCTTCATCGACCAGGGCGCCGACGTCATCCTGCCGGTGGCGGGCCAGGTCGGCGAGGGCGCCGCAGCGGCCGCCGTCGAGCGCGGCGGGGTGTCGGTGATCTGGGTCGACAGCGACGGTTATGAGACGATGCCGGCCGAGTTCCGGCCGGTGCTGCTCACGAGTGTGCTGAAGAACACTCAGCAGGCGATGGTCGAGATCGTCGGCGACGTGCTCGACGGCGAGTTCACCAGCGAATCGTATGTCGGCACGCTCGAGAACGGGGGCGTCGAGATCGCGCCGTATCACGACCTCGCCTCGCTCGTCACGCCCGAGCTCGACGCCGAGATCGAGGCGCTCCGCCAGCAGATCATCGGGGGCGAGCTGGTCGTCGAATCACCCAGCAGGCCGTGA
- a CDS encoding ABC transporter ATP-binding protein, giving the protein MKLELRGITKKFGSLVANDHIDLTVEPGEIHALLGENGAGKSTLMNVLYGLYQADEGEILLDDEVQHFAGPGDAMKAGIGMVHQHFMLIPVFTVAENVMLGHESTKAGGLLDVADARRKVREISDRFGFDVDPDALVDDLPVGVQQRVEIIKALSRDAKVLVFDEPTAVLTPQETDELMQIMRQLKQNGTAIVFITHKLREVREVADRITVVRLGKVVGEAAPTASNAELASLMVGRAVELTVHKEAPRLGEKALVVEGLTVIDPIGQLVVNEVSFEVRRGEVLCVAGVQGNGQTELTEALVGLQPRVEGRILLDGDELTRASVRRILNAGVGFVPEDRNEDGLVGEFTIAENLMLDRADGPPFVKAGNLQLGYLAEFAQDRVEEFDVRTPSIETKVGRLSGGNQQKVVLARELSRDLRLLVAAQPTRGVDVGSIEFIHKRIIETRDAGVPVVVVSTELDEVTALADRIMVMYRGRVVGIVPGDTPRDVLGLMMAGESPNTEGAAA; this is encoded by the coding sequence ATGAAGCTCGAACTCCGAGGCATCACGAAGAAGTTCGGTTCTCTGGTCGCCAACGACCACATCGACCTCACTGTCGAGCCCGGAGAGATCCACGCCCTGCTCGGTGAGAACGGTGCCGGCAAGTCGACGCTCATGAACGTGCTCTACGGCCTCTACCAGGCCGACGAAGGCGAGATCCTCCTCGACGACGAGGTGCAGCATTTCGCCGGTCCGGGCGACGCCATGAAGGCGGGCATCGGTATGGTGCACCAGCACTTCATGCTCATCCCGGTGTTCACCGTCGCCGAGAACGTCATGCTCGGCCACGAGTCGACCAAGGCGGGCGGGCTGCTCGACGTGGCCGACGCGCGCCGCAAGGTGCGCGAGATCTCCGACCGCTTCGGATTCGACGTCGACCCAGACGCGCTGGTCGACGACCTCCCCGTGGGCGTGCAGCAGCGAGTCGAGATCATCAAGGCGTTGTCGCGCGACGCGAAGGTGCTCGTGTTCGACGAGCCCACCGCGGTGCTCACGCCCCAAGAGACCGATGAGCTCATGCAGATCATGCGCCAGCTCAAGCAGAACGGCACCGCCATCGTGTTCATCACGCACAAGCTGCGCGAGGTGCGCGAGGTGGCCGATCGCATCACCGTCGTGCGCCTCGGCAAGGTCGTGGGCGAGGCGGCGCCGACCGCGAGCAACGCCGAGCTCGCCTCGCTCATGGTGGGCCGTGCCGTCGAGCTCACGGTGCACAAGGAGGCGCCGAGGCTCGGCGAGAAGGCGCTCGTCGTCGAGGGCCTCACGGTCATCGACCCGATCGGCCAGCTCGTCGTCAACGAGGTGAGCTTCGAGGTGCGCCGGGGCGAGGTGCTCTGCGTCGCGGGGGTGCAGGGCAACGGTCAGACCGAGCTCACCGAGGCGCTCGTCGGGTTGCAGCCTCGCGTCGAGGGCCGCATCCTGCTCGACGGCGACGAGCTGACCCGGGCGAGCGTGCGCCGTATCCTGAACGCCGGCGTCGGGTTCGTGCCCGAAGACCGCAACGAAGACGGCCTCGTCGGCGAGTTCACGATCGCCGAGAACCTCATGCTCGACCGGGCCGACGGCCCGCCGTTCGTGAAGGCCGGAAACCTGCAGCTGGGGTACCTCGCCGAATTCGCCCAGGACCGGGTCGAAGAGTTCGACGTCCGCACGCCGTCGATCGAGACGAAGGTCGGCCGCCTCTCGGGCGGCAACCAGCAGAAGGTCGTGCTCGCGCGCGAGCTCAGCCGCGACCTGCGCCTGCTCGTCGCCGCGCAGCCCACGCGCGGCGTCGACGTCGGGTCGATCGAGTTCATCCACAAGCGCATCATCGAGACTCGCGACGCAGGCGTGCCCGTCGTCGTCGTGTCGACCGAACTCGACGAGGTCACCGCCCTCGCCGACCGCATCATGGTCATGTACCGCGGCCGGGTCGTCGGCATCGTGCCCGGCGACACCCCGCGCGACGTGCTCGGCCTCATGATGGCCGGCGAGTCGCCGAACACCGAAGGAGCCGCCGCGTGA
- a CDS encoding succinate dehydrogenase hydrophobic membrane anchor subunit, whose protein sequence is MTSTIESPRTPARPAPKRGVNLEKWGWIYMRASGVVLVVLVFGHLFVNLMVGEGVKAIDFGFVGGKWAQPFWQWWDCLLLWLALIHGANGMRTLVNDYTNPGTVQRILKGALLVAVVVLLTLGTLVIFTFEPCPAGSPAELLPSFCAA, encoded by the coding sequence GTGACCTCCACCATCGAATCGCCCCGGACCCCGGCACGGCCCGCGCCCAAGCGCGGCGTGAACCTGGAGAAGTGGGGCTGGATCTACATGCGGGCCTCGGGCGTCGTGCTCGTCGTGCTCGTCTTCGGCCACCTGTTCGTCAACCTCATGGTCGGCGAGGGCGTCAAGGCCATCGACTTCGGCTTCGTCGGGGGCAAGTGGGCACAGCCGTTCTGGCAGTGGTGGGATTGCCTGCTGCTGTGGCTCGCGCTCATCCACGGCGCCAACGGCATGCGCACGCTCGTGAACGACTACACGAACCCCGGCACCGTGCAGCGCATCCTGAAGGGCGCCCTGCTCGTGGCGGTCGTGGTGCTGCTCACGCTCGGCACTCTCGTGATCTTCACCTTCGAACCGTGCCCGGCAGGCTCGCCCGCCGAGCTCCTCCCCTCGTTCTGCGCCGCCTAG
- the sdhC gene encoding succinate dehydrogenase, cytochrome b556 subunit, translating to MPETEAGTLTAPTPAKQRPGGTLYRGREGMWSWVLHRITGVAIFFFLLVHILDTALVRVSPEAYNAVIGTYQTPIMGLGEVALVGAIVFHAFNGIRVILVDFWAWATRHQKLLFWIVIGLWVVTMLGFAPRHLMNVFSH from the coding sequence ATGCCAGAAACCGAGGCAGGAACCCTGACCGCACCCACCCCGGCCAAGCAGCGGCCGGGCGGCACGCTCTACCGCGGCCGCGAGGGCATGTGGTCGTGGGTGCTCCACCGCATCACGGGCGTCGCCATCTTCTTCTTCCTCCTCGTGCACATCCTCGACACCGCGCTGGTGCGGGTCAGCCCCGAGGCCTACAACGCGGTGATCGGCACCTACCAGACGCCCATCATGGGTCTCGGCGAGGTCGCCCTGGTCGGGGCGATCGTGTTCCACGCGTTCAACGGCATCCGGGTCATCCTGGTCGACTTCTGGGCCTGGGCCACGCGCCACCAGAAGCTGCTCTTCTGGATCGTGATCGGCCTGTGGGTCGTCACCATGCTCGGGTTCGCGCCGCGGCACCTCATGAACGTCTTCAGCCACTAG
- a CDS encoding BMP family lipoprotein, giving the protein MTFTTKRAAVSGLALVGAAALLAGCAAAPEESTEGSGEVLDFLPCMVSDAGGFEDKSFNQLGFEGLQAAADELGVEYKAVESAAETDYASNLSSLVDQGCNTIVTVGFLLAPAALESALANPDIAYVSIDDTVDQDFDGTTDAENIEPIIFDTAQAAFLAGYLSAGVSQTGVVGTFGGMNIPTVSIFMDGFAQGVDFYNSENGTAVKVLGWDRAAGDGSFTGGFEANDGARQIAQGLIDQNVDVLLPVGGPIYQSAAAAITDSGREIALIGVDADVYVTDPSVGPLLLTSILKGIDVGVHEAIVEAGNGNFDPTPFVGTLENEGVGIAPFHDWEEKVPAELASKLDDLKAQIVSGDIEVESYLAQ; this is encoded by the coding sequence GTGACGTTCACGACGAAGAGGGCCGCGGTCAGCGGTCTCGCGCTGGTGGGCGCGGCCGCGTTGCTCGCCGGCTGTGCCGCGGCTCCCGAGGAGTCGACCGAGGGGTCCGGCGAGGTACTCGACTTCCTGCCCTGCATGGTCTCCGACGCCGGCGGCTTCGAGGACAAGTCCTTCAACCAGCTCGGCTTCGAGGGCCTGCAGGCCGCTGCCGACGAGCTGGGCGTCGAGTACAAGGCGGTCGAGTCCGCCGCTGAGACCGACTACGCGTCGAACCTGTCGAGCCTCGTCGACCAGGGTTGCAACACCATCGTCACCGTCGGCTTCCTCCTCGCCCCCGCGGCGCTCGAGTCGGCCCTCGCGAACCCCGACATCGCGTACGTCTCGATCGACGACACCGTCGACCAGGACTTCGACGGCACGACCGACGCCGAGAACATCGAGCCGATCATCTTCGACACCGCGCAGGCGGCGTTCCTCGCCGGGTACCTCTCGGCGGGCGTCAGCCAGACCGGCGTCGTCGGCACCTTCGGCGGCATGAACATCCCGACCGTCTCGATCTTCATGGACGGCTTCGCCCAGGGCGTCGACTTCTACAACAGCGAGAACGGCACCGCGGTGAAGGTCCTCGGCTGGGACCGCGCGGCCGGTGACGGCTCGTTCACCGGCGGCTTCGAGGCCAACGACGGCGCTCGCCAGATCGCGCAGGGCCTCATCGACCAGAACGTCGACGTGCTGCTGCCCGTCGGTGGCCCGATCTACCAGTCGGCCGCTGCTGCGATCACCGACTCGGGTCGTGAGATCGCCCTCATCGGCGTCGACGCCGACGTGTACGTGACCGACCCCTCGGTCGGTCCGCTGCTGCTCACCTCGATCCTCAAGGGCATCGACGTCGGTGTGCACGAGGCGATCGTCGAGGCCGGCAACGGCAACTTCGACCCGACTCCGTTCGTCGGCACGCTCGAGAACGAGGGCGTCGGCATCGCGCCGTTCCACGACTGGGAGGAGAAGGTTCCGGCCGAGCTCGCGTCGAAGCTCGACGACCTGAAGGCCCAGATCGTCTCGGGCGACATCGAGGTCGAGTCCTACCTGGCCCAGTAA
- a CDS encoding mannose-1-phosphate guanylyltransferase: MHDAPLDRFYSIIPAGGVGSRLWPLSRADAPKFLHDLTGSGQTLLKDTWDRLAPLAGEQRIMVVTGRAHRAAVEAQLPALADENIVLESEPRDSTAAIGLAAAILHRREPNVIIGSFAADHVISGEALFRSAVEQAVAAAEAGYIVTIGITPTEPAVGFGYIECGDALDVPGGEHVEAVHSFVEKPDLATARRYLADGKHLWNAGMFIARADVLLDELARTKPDLHAGLVELAAAWDDAATRGPAVDRIWPKLEKIAIDYSIAEPAAAAGRLAVVRGHFQWDDVGDFASLAKLNTAGRSGELAILGENARVLSDASSGIVVSRAKRVISLIGVKDIVVVDTPDALLVTTSEHAQRVKAVVDALRLGGSSDVL, from the coding sequence ATGCACGACGCACCGCTCGACCGCTTCTACAGCATCATCCCCGCCGGCGGCGTGGGATCACGCCTGTGGCCCCTCTCGCGCGCCGACGCACCGAAGTTCCTGCACGACCTCACCGGCTCGGGCCAGACCCTGCTGAAGGACACGTGGGACCGACTGGCCCCGCTCGCGGGCGAGCAGCGCATCATGGTCGTCACCGGGCGCGCTCACCGCGCGGCCGTCGAGGCGCAGCTGCCTGCGCTCGCCGATGAGAACATCGTGCTCGAGAGCGAACCCCGCGACTCGACCGCCGCGATCGGGCTCGCCGCCGCGATCCTCCACCGCCGTGAGCCGAACGTGATCATCGGCTCGTTCGCGGCCGACCACGTCATCTCGGGCGAGGCGCTGTTCCGCAGCGCCGTCGAGCAGGCGGTCGCCGCGGCCGAGGCGGGCTACATCGTCACCATCGGCATCACCCCCACCGAGCCGGCCGTCGGCTTCGGGTACATCGAGTGCGGCGACGCGCTCGACGTGCCGGGCGGCGAACACGTCGAGGCCGTCCACAGCTTCGTCGAGAAGCCCGACCTGGCGACCGCCCGCCGCTACCTGGCCGACGGCAAGCACCTGTGGAACGCCGGCATGTTCATCGCCCGCGCCGACGTGCTGCTCGACGAGCTCGCCCGCACCAAGCCCGACCTGCACGCCGGGCTCGTCGAGCTCGCCGCCGCGTGGGACGATGCCGCGACTCGGGGCCCTGCCGTCGACCGCATCTGGCCGAAGCTCGAGAAGATCGCGATCGACTACTCGATCGCCGAGCCCGCGGCCGCGGCCGGCCGGCTCGCCGTCGTGCGCGGCCACTTCCAATGGGACGACGTGGGCGACTTCGCGTCGCTCGCGAAGCTGAACACGGCGGGCAGGTCGGGCGAGCTCGCCATCCTCGGCGAGAATGCGCGTGTCCTGTCGGATGCCTCGAGCGGCATCGTGGTGAGCCGCGCGAAGCGCGTCATCAGCCTCATCGGCGTGAAGGACATCGTCGTCGTCGACACGCCCGACGCCCTGCTGGTCACCACGAGCGAGCACGCCCAGCGCGTGAAGGCGGTCGTCGATGCACTGCGTCTCGGCGGCTCCAGCGACGTGCTCTGA